A single genomic interval of Pseudorasbora parva isolate DD20220531a chromosome 21, ASM2467924v1, whole genome shotgun sequence harbors:
- the cox11 gene encoding cytochrome c oxidase assembly protein COX11, mitochondrial: MLFPLLFRGSTAKHYIQQVLSSTRLCIDCCYIRGLATSSGQLFLRRSPQRFLNQSRGAKTHKRKQQSQEDDWKNRNKTILTYIAAAGVGMIGMSYAAVPLYRLYCQATGLGGTAVAGHDTEQVETMKAIRERIIKVTFNADTHASMQWNFRPQQSEIYVVPGETALAFYKARNPTNKPVIGISTYNVVPFEAGQYFNKIQCFCFEEQRLNPHEEVDMPVFFYIDPEFDEDPRMARVDNIILSYTFFEAKEGQRIPIPGYS, translated from the exons ATGCTGTTTCCATTACTATTTCGTGGGTCCACTGCAAAGCACTATATACAGCAAGTGCTTTCTAGCACCCGGTTATGCATTGATTGCTGCTACATCAGAGGACTAGCCACATCCAGCGGCCAGCTCTTCCTCAGAAGATCCCCACAGCGATTCCTCAACCAGTCACGAGGAGCTAAAACTCACAAGAGGAAACAGCAGAGCCAGGAAGATGACTGGAAGAATAGGAATAAAACCATCCTGACATATATTGCGGCCGCTGGAGTGGGAATGATTGGCATGTCATATGCTGCTGTTCCACTCTACAGACTGTACTGTCAG GCAACAGGGCTGGGAGGCACAGCAGTAGCTGGACATGACACAGAGCAAGTGGAGACAATGAAGGCAATTAGGGAGCGTATTATTAAAGTAACCTTCAATGCAGACACTCACGCCAGCATGCAATGGAACTTCCGTCCACAGCAGTCAGAGATTTAC GTCGTACCAGGGGAAACTGCGCTGGCTTTTTATAAGGCACGGAATCCCACAAACAAACCAGTGATAGGCATTTCAACCTACAATGTTGTACCTTTTGAAGctggacaatattttaataagatACAG TGTTTCTGTTTCGAGGAACAGAGGTTAAACCCACATGAGGAGGTAGACATGCCTGTATTCTTCTACATTGATCCAGAGTTTGATGAAGACCCCAGGATGGCAAGAGTAGACAATATTATACTCTCATATACCTTTTTTGAAGCCAAGGAAGGACAGCGGATACCAATCCCTGGTTATAGTTAA